In a genomic window of Methanosarcina horonobensis HB-1 = JCM 15518:
- a CDS encoding NusA-like transcription termination signal-binding factor, producing MGEIRLTAESIQYIALFENMTRAKILDCIPEEERLVYVVKQGDMGLAIGKNGENINRVKKALDKPIELVEYSEDPVTFIKNAFGPVSVSSVNLTNKNGKRLAYVEVPNKEKGLAIGRNGKNIEKVKMLARRHHTIEDVILQ from the coding sequence TTGGGTGAAATAAGACTTACTGCAGAAAGCATCCAGTACATTGCATTGTTTGAAAACATGACACGGGCCAAAATACTTGATTGTATTCCGGAAGAGGAAAGGCTCGTATATGTTGTAAAGCAGGGCGATATGGGGCTTGCAATAGGCAAAAACGGAGAAAATATAAACCGTGTTAAAAAAGCCCTGGACAAACCCATTGAGCTTGTGGAGTATTCAGAGGATCCTGTAACCTTTATCAAGAACGCTTTCGGACCGGTATCCGTAAGTTCAGTGAACCTTACAAATAAAAATGGCAAGCGATTAGCTTATGTAGAGGTACCCAATAAAGAAAAGGGGCTTGCCATCGGTCGCAACGGCAAGAATATAGAGAAGGTAAAGATGCTTGCCCGTCGTCACCACACTATAGAAGACGTGATCCTGCAGTGA
- a CDS encoding 30S ribosomal protein S12, with amino-acid sequence MAKGKYAANILKQTRKDARWKDTYYGRRVLGLNVKADPLGGAPQGRGIVLEKVGVEAKQPNSAIRKCVRIQLIKNGRQVTAFCPGDGAVNFIDEHDEVTVERIGGRMGGAMGDIPGVRFKVIAVNNVSLNQLVIGRLEKPRR; translated from the coding sequence ATGGCTAAAGGAAAATATGCAGCTAATATTCTTAAACAAACCAGGAAAGATGCCCGCTGGAAAGATACATACTACGGCAGGCGTGTTCTTGGTCTGAACGTGAAAGCCGACCCACTTGGTGGTGCACCGCAGGGTCGGGGTATTGTATTAGAGAAAGTGGGAGTTGAAGCCAAGCAGCCGAACTCCGCAATCAGAAAGTGCGTAAGAATCCAGCTCATTAAAAACGGGCGTCAGGTAACCGCTTTCTGTCCCGGAGACGGTGCAGTAAACTTCATTGACGAGCACGATGAAGTTACCGTGGAAAGGATCGGAGGCCGCATGGGCGGTGCTATGGGTGACATTCCAGGCGTACGTTTCAAGGTAATTGCCGTAAATAATGTGTCCCTGAACCAGCTGGTTATCGGCAGATTGGAAAAGCCCAGGAGATGA
- a CDS encoding 30S ribosomal protein S7, whose amino-acid sequence MIILYKIFGKWDPTEVEVRDLGIKRYVSLTPVIVPHSSGKHARQQFNKSEISIVERLANNLMRTEINSGKKQVTLRAVEEAFDIVNRKTQQNPIQILVDAIANAGPREEVVRLKYGGISVPKAVDTAPQRRVDTALRYISMGTNAAAFKSKRSIAECLATELIGAANRDTKSFSINRKDAKERVAKAAR is encoded by the coding sequence ATGATTATTTTGTATAAGATTTTTGGGAAATGGGACCCTACGGAAGTTGAAGTCAGGGATCTCGGAATTAAGCGCTATGTCAGCCTTACCCCTGTCATTGTCCCTCACAGCAGCGGTAAACATGCCAGGCAGCAATTTAACAAGTCTGAAATTTCAATTGTTGAGCGCCTTGCAAACAACCTCATGAGGACAGAGATCAACAGTGGAAAGAAGCAGGTGACCCTCCGCGCAGTTGAAGAAGCTTTTGACATCGTTAACAGGAAGACTCAGCAGAACCCTATCCAGATTCTCGTTGACGCCATTGCAAATGCAGGCCCCAGGGAAGAAGTTGTCAGGCTGAAATACGGCGGAATATCTGTTCCAAAAGCAGTCGACACTGCACCCCAGAGGCGCGTTGACACTGCTCTGCGCTACATCAGCATGGGAACAAATGCCGCAGCCTTCAAATCCAAGCGCTCTATTGCAGAATGTCTGGCAACCGAACTTATAGGTGCCGCAAACCGCGATACAAAATCCTTCTCCATCAACAGAAAGGATGCAAAGGAAAGAGTTGCGAAGGCAGCCCGTTAA
- a CDS encoding 50S ribosomal protein L30e — protein sequence MKMKINVDKSLIKAVKTGKVIIGANRTVDAAANGSAKMVVLASNCPEEIKTKVQETNVPVLEYEGTSVELGPVCGKPFTIAAMAILDAGESDILAATA from the coding sequence ATGAAAATGAAGATCAATGTTGATAAATCTCTTATCAAGGCTGTGAAAACAGGAAAAGTAATAATTGGAGCCAACAGGACCGTTGATGCAGCAGCAAATGGCTCAGCAAAAATGGTGGTCCTGGCATCAAACTGCCCGGAAGAAATTAAAACGAAAGTTCAGGAAACAAATGTACCGGTTCTTGAATACGAAGGCACAAGTGTAGAACTCGGGCCCGTATGCGGAAAGCCTTTCACGATTGCAGCCATGGCAATCCTTGATGCGGGCGAATCGGACATTCTGGCAGCTACAGCTTGA